The Zhihengliuella sp. ISTPL4 genomic interval GGCCCTCGGCGCCGTGGCCGTGCTCCTGCTGTCCGGCTGTGCGCCCGAGCCGGAGGGGAAGCCGACGGGAACGCCGACGGCGGCGGGCACGCCCGCGCCGACGGGCGTGCCGGCGGACGCGCCGACCCCGGCCTTCGACGTGGATTGCGCCGATGTCGCGGCAGCGATGCCGAGTGTCAACGGCGGGGCCGGCAGCGAGGTGGCCGAGGTTCTCGGCGTGTGGTCGTCACCGAGCTGGTACCCCGGACCTGCGCAGCACATGTTCCAGCGGGCGGGCGGGATCGCCTGCTCGGCCGGGACAGCGGAGCGCAATTGGGAGGTCACGATCCTCCCCGACGCCACGGAGATCACCACCGGCGCGGAGTCGCGAGGCGGGTTCTCCGGGGAGGAGGCCCGGTGCGAGGGCGGCGGGTACTGCTTCTTCCAGCTCATCGACGGCGAGGTGCTGGTGACGGCGACTGTCGTCGATCCCGAACTCGGGCCCGACGACACGACGGCGCTGGAGGACGCGCTCCGCGGACTGGCCGCGTCCGCCGTCGCGTCGCTGCGCACCGTGGAGGCGCCGGAGAGCGCCGTCGCCGGAGTGGACTGCACGCGGTTCCTGACGGCCGCCGAGCTCGGCGAGCAGATCGGCACCGAGGTGCATGTGGTCGACGCCTTCGGCGGCTGGTCGATCCCCGCCGAGGTCTATCAGGAGCGCAACGGGTCGCGGATCTGCTATTACGCGTCGGCAGAGGACGAGTACGCGGCGCAGGGCTACGTCACCCTCACGAGCCTGCCCGGCGGCGCCTGGGCGTTCGACGCGCTCGAGGGAGAAGACGAGATCGAGGTGGCGGGGGCGGATGCCGCCCTCACCGGTGTCGATGAGCTCGGCCGGCCGGTGCTCGACCTGCGCGTCGGCGGGGACTGGCTGCGCCTGACGACGTTCGACGGCTCCGGCATCGACGACCTTGCACCGATCGCCGCCACCATCGCGGACGATTTCGCCGTCACCCGTCCCGGCGGCGAATGACCGCGGTGGGCTAGCCTGGGCGCGAGGGGGAGGACGCATGGCCGAGTGGATCCCGGATGTGCTCGGTGACGAGTTCACCCAGCTCACCCTCGACCTCGGCAGCGACGAGCAGGGTCCGGTGGTCGCGACGCTCGTCCGCGCCCTTCCGGCTCCCGTCCCGTGGTGGGAACGTGCCCGCCGCCGTCGCCCGCTGCTGGAGGACGTGGACGTCCTCTACGTCCACGGATGGTCGGACTACTTCTTCCAGAAGCGCTTGGCGCGGTTCTGGACCGCCCGCGGCGCCCGCTTCTTCGCCCTCGACCTGCGCAAGTACGGGCGCAGTCTGCGCGAGGGGCAGACCCCCGGCTACATCACCGACCTCTCCACCTACGACGAGGACATCGCGGCGGCCCTGGACGCGATGGGACGGGGCGAGGGCGGCGAGCACAGCGGGCGGCGTCTGGTCCTGTTCGGACACTCGACCGGCGGCTTGACCCTGAGCCTGTGGGCGTCGCGGCATCCCGGCGCGGCTGATGCCCTCGTCCTGAACAGCCCATGGCTGGAGTTCCAGTTCGCTCCCGTACGCGCCGCCATCGCTCCGATGGTGGAGTTCCAGGCGCGCATCCGCCCGCTCGACGTCGCGCCGCAGATCGACCTCGGCTACTACACGCGGGCGCAGCAGGAGGTGGCCGACCCCGACGACCCGATGGAGGTCAACACCGCGTGGCGTCCGGTGCAGACGATGGCCGTGTACGCCGGATGGCTCAACGCGATCCTGTCCGGGCACAAGACCGTCGCGGCCGGTCTGGGCATCGAGGCGCCCGTGTGCGTGCTGCTGTCGGCGCGGTTCGTGCCCCCGACGCGGTGGTCGGAGGAGTTGACCTCCGCCGACTCCGTGCTCGTCGTCGACGACATCGCCCGCGCGGCCCTGCGGTTGGGCTCCACGGTGACGGTCGAACGGATCGATGGCGCCCTGCACGACGTCTTCCTGTCCCGGCACGAGGCCAGAGAGGACGCCTACCGCCGCCTGCACCGCTGGGTCCTGGGTTGGCGCGCGGCTCATACGTAGTACATCGCGCGAGCGAGACGTTCCGCTTCGTCGCCGTCGCCGGCGCGCACCGCCTCGGCGAAGTCCGCGTAGACCTCTCGCATGCGGTCGCGGTCGCCCGGGCGCACCACCCATCCGCGCAGATTCCGGGTGACCGCGACGGCGACGTCGTCGATGAGCATCCGGTGCTGACGGTTTCCGCTGTGGTCGGCGAGGTATGCGAAGACGGCCCAGCGTGCCCGTGCCGTGGAGGCGCCGTCGGCGAGGGAGTCCTGCAGGCGTTCGATGAGCTCGAGCGCACGCTCGCGCTGCACGGCGCTGAGACGCGGCACCGCCATCCGCGCTGCGATGCCGCCCTGATATCCGGCGAACTCCCGTGAATCGGCCACGATCTGCGGGGTGACCATCGTCACCTCCGTGTACCTGCTCGGGTACATGGTCACCAGGCCCAACCGCTCCAGCCGTTGCAGCGCTTCGCGAACCGGGGTGCGCGAGACGTGGAGCTCGTCCGCCACGTCGATGTCTCGGATGCGGTCGCCTTCGGCGAACTCTCCGTCCGTGATGAGGCGCCCGATGTGGCGGAACACCTCGTCCGCCAGCAGCTGCTTGCTCTCTCCGATGCCCTTCGGCTTGATCTGCGCCATGGCCCAGCCCCCGTCGTCCTTTTCGTCTGCGACCTCCGTCCTCTCCCCGGGCGATGGGAGGAGCGGCGGTCGCAGGATTGCCGTCACGCCTCCTCGGGGGGTCGATCCGCGTGGGGGCGCGCAGCGGACGGGGAGGCTTGTCATGAACCCCAGGACCGATCGGCGTGCGACGCTGGCAGGCCCCGGGGCCGACGCGAGCTTCGGAGGCCCGTGCCGCTCCTTCCCCTGACCCGGCCGACAACCTCGAAGCGCATCCACGCGGCGATCGGGTGTCGGGCGGGGATGGCGTCGGAGCCGTGACGAGTCACGACCGCTTCCAGTCTCGACGAAGAACACCGATATCTCGGTATGCGTTGGCCGGGGAAAAGAAAGGGCTCGGGGTGACTCCCGAGCCCTGGTCGCCGACGCGCGCGGCGTCAGCGGTAGTTGATGAACTGCAGATCGATGTCGAGGTCGCTGCCCTTGAGGAGCGCGATCACGGACTGA includes:
- a CDS encoding GntR family transcriptional regulator; the encoded protein is MAQIKPKGIGESKQLLADEVFRHIGRLITDGEFAEGDRIRDIDVADELHVSRTPVREALQRLERLGLVTMYPSRYTEVTMVTPQIVADSREFAGYQGGIAARMAVPRLSAVQRERALELIERLQDSLADGASTARARWAVFAYLADHSGNRQHRMLIDDVAVAVTRNLRGWVVRPGDRDRMREVYADFAEAVRAGDGDEAERLARAMYYV
- a CDS encoding alpha/beta hydrolase — encoded protein: MAEWIPDVLGDEFTQLTLDLGSDEQGPVVATLVRALPAPVPWWERARRRRPLLEDVDVLYVHGWSDYFFQKRLARFWTARGARFFALDLRKYGRSLREGQTPGYITDLSTYDEDIAAALDAMGRGEGGEHSGRRLVLFGHSTGGLTLSLWASRHPGAADALVLNSPWLEFQFAPVRAAIAPMVEFQARIRPLDVAPQIDLGYYTRAQQEVADPDDPMEVNTAWRPVQTMAVYAGWLNAILSGHKTVAAGLGIEAPVCVLLSARFVPPTRWSEELTSADSVLVVDDIARAALRLGSTVTVERIDGALHDVFLSRHEAREDAYRRLHRWVLGWRAAHT